In Colwellia sp. PAMC 20917, a single genomic region encodes these proteins:
- the prlC gene encoding oligopeptidase A — MSNPLLTVSDLPQFSQIKPEHIKPAVEHAIAECKKVIAAVLEAKTFTWANLIMPTDEADDTLSKLWSPVSHMNSVVNSDELRDAYKSCLPLLSEYSTFVGQHQGLYQAYQQFANSDEFSQLSIPQKKVIENALRDFKLSGIALNDNDKKRYGEIVTRLSELSSTFGNNVLDATHAYSVNITDKSELTGLPDSAIEAAAELAKEQEKQGWLFTLDIPSYLPVMTYSSNATLREQLYRGFVTRASDQGPNAGKFDNSDIMNELLLLRHELAQLLGFNNFAEKSIATKMASSTTEVLDFLENLAVKSKVQGQQDLDEVKAFAEKEFNQTDLQAWDLPYYSEKLKQSRYAISDEECRPYFPEEKVVAGLFEVVHRLFGMTINQVANIDTWHKDVKFYQVYDRENNLRGRFYLDLYARAHKRGGAWMDDCKSRRELANGDIQYPVAYLTCNFNKPIGDKPALFTHDEVVTLFHEFGHGIHHMLTQINTSGVSGIDGVPWDAVELPSQFLENWCWQPEALAFISGHYQTGEPLPQAMLDKMLAAKNYQSAMQMLRQLEFSIFDFKMHKDYQPAQDNSGYIQQTLNQVREEYSVLKAADFNRFQHGFGHIFGGGYSAGYYSYKWAEVLSADAFSRFEEEGIFNPKVGNDFLTNILEKGGSQEPSVLFKAFRGREPEIDALLRHCGIEG; from the coding sequence ATGAGCAATCCATTATTAACAGTTTCAGATTTACCCCAGTTCTCTCAAATAAAGCCTGAACATATCAAGCCTGCTGTTGAGCATGCGATAGCAGAATGCAAAAAAGTGATTGCAGCAGTGCTTGAAGCAAAAACATTTACCTGGGCTAATTTAATCATGCCTACCGATGAAGCTGACGATACATTAAGTAAGTTGTGGTCACCGGTATCACATATGAATTCAGTGGTTAATAGTGACGAATTACGTGACGCATACAAATCATGCTTACCACTGTTGTCTGAATACAGTACTTTTGTGGGCCAGCATCAAGGGTTATATCAAGCCTACCAACAATTTGCCAACAGTGATGAATTTTCACAATTAAGTATTCCTCAAAAGAAAGTCATTGAGAATGCCTTGCGTGACTTTAAATTGTCGGGCATCGCTTTAAACGATAATGACAAAAAACGGTACGGTGAAATTGTTACTCGTTTATCGGAGTTAAGCTCAACCTTTGGCAATAATGTACTCGATGCTACGCACGCTTATAGTGTTAACATTACCGATAAAAGCGAACTTACTGGCTTACCTGACAGCGCGATAGAAGCCGCAGCAGAACTAGCAAAAGAACAAGAAAAACAAGGCTGGCTATTTACCTTAGATATCCCTAGTTATTTACCCGTAATGACTTACTCTAGCAATGCGACATTACGTGAACAACTCTATCGTGGCTTTGTTACTCGCGCTTCTGACCAAGGCCCCAATGCCGGAAAATTCGATAACAGCGACATCATGAACGAGCTATTACTACTTCGTCATGAATTAGCACAGCTATTGGGCTTTAATAACTTTGCTGAGAAATCAATTGCTACCAAAATGGCATCATCAACTACTGAGGTTTTAGACTTTCTAGAAAACCTCGCGGTAAAATCGAAGGTTCAAGGTCAACAAGATTTAGATGAGGTTAAAGCTTTCGCTGAAAAAGAATTTAACCAAACAGACTTACAAGCTTGGGATCTGCCTTACTATAGTGAAAAATTAAAGCAAAGCCGTTATGCTATTTCAGACGAAGAATGCCGCCCTTATTTTCCAGAAGAAAAAGTTGTAGCTGGCTTATTTGAAGTTGTTCATCGTTTATTTGGCATGACAATTAACCAAGTAGCTAACATCGACACTTGGCACAAAGATGTGAAGTTTTATCAAGTATACGATCGCGAAAATAATTTGCGTGGCCGCTTTTATTTAGATTTATACGCCCGCGCCCACAAACGTGGTGGTGCATGGATGGACGATTGTAAAAGTCGTCGTGAATTAGCCAATGGTGATATTCAATACCCAGTTGCCTACCTAACCTGTAATTTTAATAAGCCTATTGGTGATAAGCCTGCGCTATTTACCCATGACGAAGTGGTTACTTTATTTCACGAATTTGGCCATGGCATTCACCATATGCTGACACAAATTAACACCAGTGGCGTTTCAGGTATCGACGGTGTGCCGTGGGATGCAGTAGAGTTGCCTAGCCAATTTTTAGAAAATTGGTGTTGGCAGCCAGAGGCATTAGCCTTTATCTCAGGACACTACCAAACGGGTGAACCACTGCCGCAAGCTATGCTTGATAAAATGTTAGCGGCAAAGAATTACCAATCGGCGATGCAAATGTTACGTCAATTAGAATTCAGTATTTTTGATTTTAAAATGCATAAAGATTACCAACCTGCACAAGATAACTCTGGGTATATTCAGCAAACATTAAATCAAGTGCGTGAAGAATATTCAGTATTGAAAGCCGCCGACTTTAATCGCTTTCAACATGGCTTTGGTCATATTTTTGGTGGCGGTTATTCGGCTGGTTACTACAGTTACAAATGGGCAGAAGTATTATCTGCAGATGCCTTTAGTCGTTTTGAGGAAGAAGGCATTTTTAACCCGAAAGTAGGTAATGATTTCTTAACTAATATATTAGAAAAAGGCGGTTCTCAAGAACCCAGTGTCTTATTTAAAGCCTTTCGTGGCCGTGAGCCTGAGATTGATGCTTTACTCAGACATTGTGGTATTGAAGGATAA
- a CDS encoding EAL domain-containing protein, whose amino-acid sequence MLFTNTAQAEVNNLYLENLSVEHGLSQGSVKTIFQDDEGFIWVGTESGLNMYDGYNFRSLPGPDNDFENYETYRIIQDKDKLLWFNIVDKGLITYNKKTDTYQRILQTDPLNKDYYIADMVEGNNNDFFIASAKTIIVYNKISQKSTRLLDLSDELTAVNNIYEILLHQNILYIATRIGTFALNVDTKKWKKLPAITATEISSDSFSAVGANKVFNLHVSANNHLYLGTDNGVYSLPVSKVNNYLVGDVQLPTYKMVTDGVSSWQFYDDGDNVYQGSHLGLSAIDTKTDTTEFLFSFNEFFDHIKSSDVVAIMKDKQGAFWLGSQATGLYKWNPKLSLVTNYRYKKDSKKSLTDNLVWSITAKRSDPEQLWIGTQNGLNLLDTRHDTMLHYLTTESPKTIYHRGNIDHLYEDLEQRLWLSTGKGVVLFDIATKKIIDIPYDVKVKELFALGQYDFFYDRYNTLWSITEKGVNRISLTTGAIDPLDEMTASIAEDKVFTLLGYLPNSDKMLFSTNNSLWFFDLETRTSTMMYQNLKIKESEWISIENVAFDKKGLLWFSFAGKELVGLDSKTFEQKYVYDKNNSNVGLNIYGLMVDPEGDLWFSSHNGIYMLNAETHHLRNFGISDGLVGKEFNSGAFYEMYNHTFAYGAMNGLTIFDPLVLKTKQDDEQLSVHATNINVLSRDLALPFVLRNGDTVQLNYDDVGIRIDFSPLTYNNTNNFLFEYKLQGADNISYPLTTENHITFPSLPSGEHSLVVRIQSAETKKYSDAFVIHFVVKYALWSSPLAYLVYIVLLLTLFMLLYAKRQQNTRLLLAAHEEVKYRENRLQLALTGSNSEVWDWQSDDNLMFAKRASEELGYSDLKYSYSFNEHLSLIHKDERELFHSRWLQFLAAADIKTSFACSYRMKKSNGHWLWFKDLGKIVATDTKGKPTRITGAYTNITQSLANAERAHFYGEAFKKTKDWVLIISDNFSRAIANESLRVAFAWQDEEFAFDAKLFGLTNDRFSFYQTLFSHLKAGDDWRGEELIRTKVGDEYHVILTVSASLNESTNSIYFVCIFTDISAQKHAEKELRYLANYDHLTDLPNRSLLLDRIKHAMDYSGRMSESIALFFIDLDRFKQVNDSLGHDCGDLLLQEVTKRLKAVLRVDDTIARIGGDEFVVLLESFRGHGQLGRIAQKVITTIGEPVTLNGNTVSVGASIGIALFPEDAKDSDELLRHADVAMYHSKQLGRNTFQFYTPRMNVEASERLLAESTLKLAFENSEFINYYQPIVDSYEGKAIGAELLLRWQSGDKLILPDNFIPLSEDLGLIISMTEAAILRGVIDLKKWRAIRPDIYLSINLSVQHFLEDNLIHYLKNILQEHDLPPEALKFEVTESMLISDPDKAIATMTALDKLGVVLALDDFGTGYSSLSYLKKLPLKILKIDRSFISGIGINSADEAIVAATLVLAKNLKMICIAEGVENEIQLKFLGEKHCHLIQGYLYSKPVEAAKIEQFLHDDIIAIKVKKPE is encoded by the coding sequence ATGCTTTTCACAAATACAGCACAAGCAGAGGTGAATAATTTATATTTAGAAAACTTGTCAGTTGAGCATGGCTTGTCTCAAGGTTCAGTTAAAACTATTTTTCAAGATGATGAAGGTTTTATCTGGGTTGGCACTGAAAGTGGCTTGAATATGTATGACGGTTATAATTTTCGCAGTTTACCCGGCCCAGATAATGATTTTGAAAATTATGAAACGTACCGGATTATTCAAGATAAGGACAAACTACTTTGGTTCAACATCGTTGATAAAGGGCTAATTACTTACAACAAAAAAACAGATACCTACCAAAGAATTCTACAAACAGACCCGCTAAATAAAGATTATTATATAGCTGATATGGTCGAGGGCAACAACAATGACTTTTTTATTGCCAGTGCAAAAACTATTATCGTGTATAACAAAATATCTCAAAAAAGTACGCGACTTTTAGATTTATCAGACGAGCTTACTGCGGTTAATAATATTTATGAAATATTGTTACATCAAAATATTTTATATATTGCGACACGTATTGGCACTTTTGCCTTAAATGTTGATACTAAAAAATGGAAAAAATTACCTGCCATTACCGCGACTGAAATTAGCTCAGACAGCTTTAGTGCGGTAGGGGCGAATAAAGTATTTAACTTGCATGTAAGTGCGAATAATCATTTGTATTTGGGTACAGACAATGGTGTTTATAGCTTGCCGGTTAGTAAAGTTAACAATTATTTAGTGGGTGATGTTCAATTACCCACTTATAAAATGGTAACTGACGGTGTTTCAAGTTGGCAGTTTTATGACGATGGCGATAACGTATATCAAGGCAGTCATTTAGGGTTGTCTGCTATTGATACAAAAACAGACACCACAGAATTTCTTTTTTCGTTTAATGAGTTTTTTGACCATATTAAAAGCAGTGATGTAGTTGCTATTATGAAAGACAAACAAGGGGCGTTTTGGTTGGGCTCTCAGGCTACCGGTCTTTATAAATGGAATCCTAAACTGAGCTTAGTAACCAACTATCGTTATAAAAAAGACAGTAAAAAAAGTTTAACAGACAACCTTGTTTGGTCTATTACGGCGAAAAGGAGTGACCCTGAACAGTTATGGATAGGTACTCAAAATGGTCTTAATTTACTCGATACGCGTCACGATACAATGTTGCACTATTTAACAACCGAGTCCCCTAAAACGATTTATCATCGTGGGAACATAGATCATCTTTATGAAGATTTGGAGCAACGCTTATGGCTTTCTACCGGTAAAGGGGTGGTGTTATTTGATATAGCGACCAAAAAAATTATTGATATTCCGTATGACGTTAAAGTAAAAGAGCTGTTTGCTTTAGGTCAGTATGATTTCTTTTATGATCGTTATAATACGTTGTGGAGTATTACGGAAAAAGGTGTCAATCGTATTTCATTAACAACGGGCGCTATTGACCCACTTGATGAAATGACTGCGAGCATTGCGGAAGATAAGGTTTTTACTTTACTCGGCTATTTACCTAATAGTGATAAAATGCTTTTTTCTACCAATAATTCATTATGGTTTTTTGATCTTGAAACACGAACAAGTACCATGATGTATCAAAATCTTAAGATTAAAGAAAGTGAATGGATATCTATAGAAAATGTGGCTTTTGATAAAAAAGGCCTGCTATGGTTTAGTTTTGCTGGTAAAGAACTGGTCGGTTTAGACAGTAAAACGTTTGAACAAAAATATGTATATGACAAAAATAATTCCAATGTGGGACTCAATATTTACGGTTTAATGGTAGACCCTGAAGGTGATCTTTGGTTTTCCAGCCATAACGGTATTTATATGCTAAATGCTGAAACACACCATCTTCGTAATTTTGGTATCAGCGATGGTTTAGTGGGTAAAGAGTTCAATAGTGGTGCTTTCTACGAAATGTATAATCACACATTTGCCTATGGTGCCATGAACGGCTTAACCATTTTTGACCCTCTGGTTTTAAAGACAAAACAAGATGATGAGCAACTGAGTGTACATGCCACTAATATTAACGTGTTGTCTCGTGATTTAGCTTTGCCTTTTGTGCTGAGAAATGGTGATACCGTTCAGTTAAACTATGATGATGTCGGTATTCGTATTGATTTCTCGCCATTAACTTACAACAACACGAATAACTTTCTGTTTGAATATAAGTTGCAAGGTGCTGATAACATAAGTTATCCATTAACCACTGAAAATCACATTACTTTTCCGAGCTTACCTTCAGGGGAGCATTCGCTGGTCGTGCGTATCCAATCAGCTGAAACTAAAAAATATTCTGATGCTTTTGTTATTCACTTCGTGGTGAAATATGCTCTTTGGTCTTCGCCGCTAGCTTACTTAGTTTATATTGTGCTCTTGTTGACTTTATTTATGCTTTTGTATGCAAAACGCCAACAAAATACGCGCTTATTACTTGCCGCCCATGAAGAGGTAAAATACCGAGAAAATAGACTTCAGCTGGCATTAACTGGTAGTAATAGTGAAGTGTGGGATTGGCAAAGCGATGATAACTTAATGTTCGCTAAACGAGCCTCTGAAGAATTAGGTTATAGCGACCTTAAATATTCTTATAGTTTTAATGAGCATTTGTCGTTAATTCACAAAGATGAACGTGAATTGTTTCATTCACGATGGTTACAATTTTTGGCTGCAGCTGATATTAAGACCAGCTTCGCATGTAGTTATCGAATGAAAAAATCCAATGGTCATTGGTTGTGGTTTAAAGACCTTGGAAAAATTGTGGCAACTGACACTAAAGGCAAGCCAACCAGAATTACCGGCGCATATACAAATATTACCCAGTCGTTAGCCAATGCTGAACGTGCTCACTTCTATGGTGAAGCCTTTAAGAAAACTAAAGACTGGGTCTTAATTATTAGTGACAACTTTAGTCGAGCAATCGCGAATGAATCCTTGCGTGTGGCTTTTGCTTGGCAAGATGAAGAGTTCGCTTTTGATGCCAAATTATTTGGATTAACCAACGATCGCTTTAGTTTTTACCAGACGTTATTTTCTCATTTAAAGGCTGGTGATGATTGGCGAGGTGAAGAGCTCATCAGAACGAAAGTTGGCGATGAGTATCATGTTATTTTAACCGTGAGTGCGAGCCTCAATGAATCAACGAATAGCATTTATTTTGTTTGTATTTTTACTGATATTTCCGCGCAAAAGCATGCAGAAAAAGAGCTGCGCTATTTAGCCAATTATGACCATTTAACTGATTTACCTAATCGTTCATTATTGCTCGACAGAATAAAGCATGCGATGGATTATTCTGGCCGTATGTCAGAGTCGATTGCTTTGTTTTTTATTGACCTAGACAGGTTTAAGCAAGTTAACGATTCATTAGGGCATGATTGTGGTGATTTACTATTACAAGAAGTGACTAAGCGCTTAAAAGCAGTACTGAGAGTTGATGATACGATTGCCCGTATTGGCGGTGATGAGTTTGTTGTGCTTTTAGAGTCTTTTCGCGGTCATGGCCAACTGGGTCGCATTGCACAGAAAGTTATTACTACGATTGGTGAACCAGTAACATTAAACGGTAATACCGTTAGTGTGGGCGCTAGTATTGGCATTGCACTTTTCCCCGAAGATGCTAAAGATAGTGATGAGTTGCTTCGTCACGCCGATGTCGCTATGTATCATTCTAAGCAACTGGGTCGTAATACCTTTCAATTTTATACACCCCGCATGAATGTTGAAGCAAGTGAACGATTACTTGCTGAATCAACGCTTAAGTTGGCTTTTGAAAACAGCGAATTTATTAATTATTATCAGCCTATTGTTGACTCATATGAAGGTAAGGCCATTGGCGCCGAATTATTATTACGCTGGCAAAGTGGCGACAAGTTAATTCTACCCGATAATTTTATTCCACTTTCAGAAGATCTAGGTTTGATTATATCTATGACTGAAGCGGCTATTTTACGTGGTGTGATAGATTTGAAAAAATGGCGGGCAATTCGCCCTGATATCTATTTATCAATTAATTTGTCTGTTCAGCACTTTCTTGAAGACAATTTAATTCATTATTTAAAAAATATTTTACAAGAACATGATTTACCTCCAGAAGCGCTTAAGTTTGAAGTCACTGAAAGCATGCTTATTTCTGATCCCGATAAAGCCATTGCAACTATGACAGCGCTTGATAAATTAGGTGTGGTACTTGCCTTAGATGATTTTGGTACCGGTTACTCATCATTATCTTACTTAAAAAAACTGCCTTTGAAAATATTAAAAATTGACCGGAGCTTTATTTCTGGCATTGGCATTAACTCTGCTGATGAAGCGATTGTTGCTGCGACGTTAGTCTTGGCCAAAAACTTGAAAATGATTTGTATTGCCGAAGGTGTAGAAAATGAAATACAACTGAAATTTTTAGGTGAGAAACACTGTCACCTTATTCAAGGCTACCTTTATAGTAAGCCAGTTGAAGCTGCTAAAATTGAACAATTTTTGCATGATGACATTATCGCGATAAAAGTTAAAAAGCCAGAATAG
- a CDS encoding methyl-accepting chemotaxis protein, with protein MLNLTIKQKIIFGFTTIGLLLLTASSFFYYSLSKISDANNNVETLAVPVQKQSGTLQVQLLKMMKQAAVAYTQSDANELQESLEQFNHLQKDYQATVQLLRLKVTKQAKMQSALEEAQVQYQQYSTDIQAMFSAKIGHQQATRDFQADYKTFENARYQASTYMLDLEIIEAAGQEKLLDEVIGTGTRIDDSLFSLKNTMSGLDRIESTDLVTKHQDDMIFLINNIETNFAYLVQQAEPLNANELLNDFKQNLTLMQESIQQPGRLYQLQLQTINLQYQAKEAYLSATQSYNLSYDKLDELVLLANKRFAHFQSNAQEEIERGKTLAIVLALIFIVMASFITYVTTKAMIGPLRAVNKALALIASGNLSKRMEKRSDDEFGGLITNINKLSDDLTQLLNAINKDAHSLDESAALTNQQSLFISESASQQITRIDNAKQLAEQMFASSSMVKDEAVTTASHVTEASQRSQDINNIANDNSQRIKQLSTRLGESVEVMELLSQHSRSIGSILDTIGGIAEQTNLLALNAAIEAARAGEQGRGFSVVADEVRSLASRTQASTAEIQVMINNLQKDTTIAVKAISEGQTQASECVAQSQQLSHAINQIEDTLKAIDSMSKSITTAAQEQLVYSEQIEQTMNETADAANKNAMEASNMHKRSEDVSTLAHSLTSSVERFTL; from the coding sequence ATGCTAAATCTCACCATAAAACAAAAAATCATCTTTGGTTTTACCACGATTGGATTATTATTATTAACGGCGAGTAGCTTTTTTTACTATTCATTAAGTAAAATTTCTGACGCCAATAATAATGTTGAAACATTAGCCGTTCCTGTGCAAAAACAAAGTGGCACGTTACAAGTTCAATTGCTGAAAATGATGAAGCAAGCGGCTGTCGCTTATACGCAATCTGATGCTAATGAGTTACAGGAAAGTTTAGAGCAGTTTAATCATCTACAAAAAGATTACCAAGCAACTGTTCAGCTATTACGTCTGAAAGTGACTAAACAAGCAAAAATGCAATCGGCTCTTGAAGAAGCACAAGTTCAATATCAACAATATTCAACCGATATTCAAGCAATGTTCTCTGCGAAAATAGGGCATCAGCAGGCAACAAGAGACTTCCAAGCTGACTATAAAACTTTTGAAAATGCGCGTTATCAAGCAAGTACCTATATGCTTGATTTAGAAATTATTGAAGCGGCGGGTCAGGAGAAGTTACTTGATGAAGTTATTGGTACAGGTACGCGCATTGATGACTCACTTTTTAGCTTAAAAAACACTATGTCCGGGCTTGACCGAATAGAATCAACAGACTTAGTGACTAAACACCAAGATGATATGATTTTTTTAATCAATAATATTGAAACTAATTTTGCTTATTTAGTCCAGCAAGCTGAACCACTTAATGCCAATGAACTGTTAAATGACTTTAAGCAGAACTTGACACTGATGCAAGAATCAATTCAACAGCCAGGTCGTTTATACCAACTGCAACTGCAAACAATTAATCTACAATATCAAGCAAAAGAAGCTTATCTTTCTGCAACCCAATCTTATAATTTAAGCTATGACAAGCTTGATGAATTAGTTTTATTAGCGAATAAACGTTTTGCTCATTTTCAAAGCAATGCCCAAGAAGAAATTGAAAGAGGAAAAACTTTAGCCATCGTTTTAGCGTTAATCTTTATTGTTATGGCGAGTTTTATTACTTATGTCACAACTAAAGCCATGATTGGTCCATTACGAGCAGTGAACAAAGCCTTGGCATTAATCGCTAGTGGTAACTTGTCAAAGCGCATGGAAAAACGCAGCGATGATGAGTTTGGCGGGCTGATTACTAATATTAATAAGTTATCTGATGATCTAACTCAATTACTTAACGCCATTAATAAAGACGCCCATTCACTTGATGAATCTGCGGCGTTAACCAATCAACAAAGCTTGTTTATATCAGAATCCGCCAGTCAACAAATTACCCGTATTGATAATGCCAAACAACTTGCTGAACAAATGTTTGCTAGTTCAAGTATGGTAAAAGATGAAGCAGTGACTACCGCTTCTCATGTCACTGAAGCATCTCAACGCAGCCAAGACATTAATAATATTGCTAACGATAACAGCCAGCGTATTAAGCAGTTATCAACTCGACTGGGTGAATCAGTGGAAGTCATGGAACTACTTAGTCAGCATAGCCGCAGCATAGGTAGTATTTTAGATACCATTGGGGGTATTGCTGAGCAGACTAACTTGCTGGCTTTAAACGCGGCTATTGAAGCAGCAAGAGCCGGAGAGCAAGGTCGTGGCTTTTCAGTGGTTGCTGATGAGGTAAGATCATTAGCTTCCCGCACGCAGGCGTCCACCGCTGAAATACAAGTGATGATTAATAATTTACAAAAAGATACGACTATTGCGGTCAAGGCGATTTCTGAAGGTCAAACACAAGCCAGTGAATGTGTTGCTCAAAGTCAGCAATTAAGCCATGCCATTAACCAAATTGAGGATACCTTAAAAGCCATTGACTCGATGAGCAAAAGTATTACTACCGCAGCACAAGAGCAGTTGGTTTATAGTGAGCAAATAGAACAAACAATGAATGAAACGGCTGATGCGGCAAATAAGAATGCTATGGAAGCGAGTAATATGCACAAAAGAAGTGAAGATGTCAGTACTTTAGCGCATTCTCTAACCAGCTCAGTAGAGCGTTTTACACTTTAA
- the gorA gene encoding glutathione-disulfide reductase: protein MTQHFDFLAIGAGSGGIASANRAAKLGKKAAVIEAKQIGGTCVNVGCVPKKAMWYAGQIADALHYSADYGFNAPLQGFNWSTLVKNREAYIERIHAAYARGFASNGVTVIDGFAKFINKNTVEVNGEQITADHIVIATGGRPSIPSIEGAEHGIDSDGFFALTEQPKSVAVVGAGYIAVELAGVFHALGTTSHLLVRKEKPLRGFDDMLSDTLVEQMAKHGPTLHTHSTPSHVEKHDNGQLTIHLENGKSVGPVDSLIWAIGREPATDKINLELAGVAMNEQGFISTDKYQNTNVKGIYAVGDNTGRAQLTPVAVAAGRRLCERLFNNKPDEHLDYSNIATVVFSHPVIGTVGLSEKEALDEYGAEEVKVYNSQFTALYQAMTEDYRDPTRMKLICVGKEEKIVGIHSIGFGSDELLQGFAVAMKMGATKADFDNTIAIHPTSAEEFVTMN, encoded by the coding sequence ATGACTCAACATTTTGACTTTCTTGCCATTGGCGCAGGAAGTGGCGGTATTGCTTCTGCAAACCGCGCAGCAAAGCTCGGTAAAAAAGCAGCAGTAATAGAAGCTAAGCAAATTGGTGGCACGTGTGTCAATGTGGGTTGTGTACCGAAAAAAGCCATGTGGTATGCTGGGCAAATTGCCGATGCGTTACACTACTCTGCCGATTACGGTTTTAATGCGCCGTTACAAGGTTTTAATTGGAGCACGTTAGTTAAAAACAGGGAAGCTTATATAGAACGCATTCATGCAGCCTATGCTCGTGGTTTTGCCAGCAACGGTGTTACTGTTATCGATGGCTTTGCCAAATTTATCAATAAAAACACTGTCGAAGTTAATGGCGAACAAATTACCGCTGACCATATTGTTATTGCCACAGGCGGTCGTCCGAGCATTCCAAGTATTGAAGGTGCAGAGCATGGCATTGATTCAGATGGTTTTTTTGCTTTAACAGAACAACCGAAAAGTGTTGCTGTTGTGGGTGCTGGTTATATTGCCGTAGAACTTGCTGGCGTATTTCATGCTTTAGGCACCACCTCACATTTATTAGTGCGTAAAGAAAAGCCACTACGTGGTTTTGACGATATGCTCAGTGACACGTTAGTCGAACAAATGGCAAAACATGGTCCAACACTTCATACCCACAGCACACCCAGTCATGTTGAAAAACATGATAATGGTCAACTGACCATCCATTTGGAAAATGGTAAGTCTGTTGGGCCTGTTGATTCTTTAATTTGGGCAATAGGGCGAGAGCCAGCAACAGATAAAATTAATCTAGAGTTGGCTGGCGTTGCAATGAACGAGCAGGGCTTTATTTCAACAGACAAATACCAAAATACGAATGTTAAAGGTATTTATGCAGTGGGTGACAATACCGGTCGTGCACAATTAACACCGGTAGCTGTTGCCGCAGGTCGTCGCTTATGTGAGCGTTTATTTAATAATAAACCTGACGAGCATTTAGACTATTCAAATATTGCCACGGTTGTGTTTAGTCACCCAGTTATTGGTACGGTTGGTTTATCAGAAAAAGAAGCGCTTGACGAATACGGCGCAGAAGAGGTTAAGGTTTACAATTCACAGTTTACTGCTTTGTATCAGGCGATGACCGAAGATTATCGTGATCCTACGCGTATGAAACTTATTTGTGTTGGCAAAGAAGAAAAAATTGTTGGCATTCACAGTATTGGTTTTGGTAGTGATGAATTGTTGCAGGGGTTTGCGGTTGCCATGAAAATGGGCGCAACTAAAGCCGACTTTGATAATACTATTGCGATACACCCAACAAGTGCTGAAGAGTTTGTTACCATGAATTAA
- a CDS encoding DNA-3-methyladenine glycosylase I, giving the protein MEKFDSLYQRAAERKGGAAILNLLLGDNQQDHLVAKLGDDRILSAFSKKIFQSGFVWRVVENKWPNFEEMFFNFDLAKVLMMPEEMQERKAADARIIRNFNKVKTIQANAHMMFDEIHSDNSQHDSFAKFIAAWPSNDMIGLWDYLKKKGQRLGGNTGPYALRAIGKDTFLLTRDIEAYFRANKIIDGGLQSKKSLVAIQNAFNQWQSESDLSLSQLSRLVAYATGNNNVQVEFD; this is encoded by the coding sequence ATGGAAAAATTTGACTCACTTTATCAACGCGCCGCCGAACGTAAAGGTGGTGCGGCTATACTCAACCTCTTATTAGGTGACAACCAACAAGATCATTTAGTTGCCAAGTTAGGAGACGATAGAATTTTATCGGCCTTTAGTAAAAAGATCTTTCAAAGTGGTTTTGTCTGGCGTGTGGTAGAAAATAAATGGCCAAACTTTGAAGAAATGTTTTTTAATTTTGATCTAGCTAAAGTCTTAATGATGCCCGAGGAAATGCAAGAACGTAAAGCTGCGGATGCGCGAATTATTCGCAACTTTAATAAAGTAAAAACTATTCAAGCTAATGCCCATATGATGTTTGATGAAATACATAGCGATAATAGCCAGCACGATAGTTTTGCTAAATTTATTGCGGCATGGCCAAGCAATGACATGATAGGTTTATGGGATTACTTAAAGAAAAAAGGTCAACGCTTAGGGGGTAATACTGGCCCCTACGCTTTACGTGCTATCGGTAAAGATACCTTTTTACTTACCCGTGACATTGAAGCCTATTTCCGTGCCAATAAAATTATTGACGGCGGACTGCAAAGTAAAAAAAGCTTAGTTGCCATTCAAAATGCCTTTAATCAATGGCAAAGTGAAAGTGACTTATCACTGAGTCAACTCAGCCGCTTAGTTGCCTATGCAACCGGTAATAACAATGTTCAAGTAGAGTTTGATTAA